A stretch of DNA from Streptomyces venezuelae:
TCATCATGTCCTTCGTGGCGATCGGCTTTGCCGCGATCTGCCTGTGGGTCTGGCCGGCGGTGGGCAGTGCACTGGAGAGCTTCTCCGACTGGCTGGTGAGCCTGGGCTCCTGGGGGTCGGGCATCTTCGGCGTGGCGAACCGCGCGCTGCTGGTGATCGGCCTGCACCAGTTCCTCAATGTGCCGGTGTGGTTCCAGTTCGGCTCGTACACCAAGCCGGACGGGGTGACGGTGCACGGCGACATCAACATGTTCCTCAGTGGCGACCCGAACGCGGGCCAGTTCCTGACCGGCTTCTTCCCGATCATGATGTTCGCCCTCCCGGCGGCGGCCCTGGCGATGACGCACTGCGCGAAGCCGCAGCGCCGCAAGGAGGTCGGCGGCCTGATGCTGTCGGTCGCCCTGACCTCCTTCGTCACGGGGATCACGGAGCCGCTGGAGTACTCCTTCCTCTTCGTGGCGCCGGCGCTGTACGCGGTCCATGCGCTGCTGACGGGCGTGTCGATGGCGGTGAGCTGGGCCCTGGGGGTCAAGGACGGGTTCAGCTTCTCGGCCGGCCTGATCGACTACGTCATCAACTGGAGCCTGGCCACCAAGCCCTGGATGATCATTCCGATCGGCCTCGCCTTCGCCGTCGTCTATTACGTGATCTTCCGGTTCGCGATCACCAGGTTCGACATCCCGACGCCGGGCCGGGAATCGGACGAGGAGATCGCGGCGATGGAGGCGGAGAACACCAAGGCATAGGGCGAAGACGCACGCAAACCGCAGGAAGCGGCGGGCCTTTGGACCCGGCGCCGGAAGGCCCTCGGAACCTGTGTTCCGAGGGCCTTCCGGCGTACCCGGGGCCGCCCCACCGCATGTGGTCCAGGCCACAAGAAATCGAAGGTTCCTTATCTAACCCCTGCCGTGCTACAACTGGTCTACACCACGCAATGGTGTAGACCACGCGCCTTGCCCGGGCCGTGGACCCCCCGTTCTGAGACGCCGCCCGTCCCCCCTCCAGCAGGTCCCCTGGCGGCGCCTTGCCCACTGGAGGAAGTTGTGACCACGGCTAGCGCTGCCCCGGCGGCCGAGAAGAAGAAGGGCTCCGCCGCGATGGCTGTCATGCAGCGCATCGGTCGCAGCCTGATGCTCCCCGTTGCGGTGCTCCCCGCCGGCGCCCTGCTGATCCGCCTCGGCCAGAGCGACATGCTCGGCAAGGACTCGTTGCCCGACTTCATCAACAAGATCGCCACCTACATGGCGGCAGGCGGCGACGCGATCATCGGCAACATGGCGCTGCTGTTCGCCGTCGGCATCGCGATCGGCTTCGCCAAGAAGGCGGACGGCTCGACCGCGCTCGCGGCCGTCACCGGCTACCTCGTGTTCCAGAAGGTGCTCGCGACCTTCACCGACCCGAGCCTGCCGAAGGTCGCGAAGGTCGTCGACGGCAAGATCGCGATGGTCGAAGCCCCGGTGGACGCCAAGGTCCTCGGCGGAGTCGTGATGGGCATCGTGGTCGCGCTGCTCTACCAGCGCTTCTACCGCACCAAGCTGCCGGACTGGGCGGGCTTCTTCGGTGGCCGCCGGCTGGTCCCGATCCTCTCCGCCTTCGCGGGTCTGTTCATCGGCATCCTGTTCGGCTACATCTGGCCGGTCCTCGGCAAGGGCATCCACGGCTTCGGTGAGTGGCTGGTCGGCTCCGGCGCGGTCGGCGCGGGCATCTTCGGTGTCGCCAACCGTGCGCTGATCCCGGTCGGCATGCACCACCTGCTGAACTCCTTCCCCTGGTTCCAGGCCGGCGAGTACAACGGCAAGAGCGGCGACATCGCCCGCTTCCTCGAGGGCGACCCGACCGCCGGACAGTTCATGACCGGCTTCTTCCCGATCATGATGTTCGCCCTCCCGGCGGCCTGCCTCGCGATCGTCCACTGCGCCCGCCCCGAGCGCCGCAAGGTCGTCGGCGGCATGATGCTCTCCCTCGCGCTCACCGCCTTCGTCACCGGTGTGACCGAGCCGATCGAGTTCACCTTCATGTTCATCGCCCCGGTCCTGTACGCGGTGCACGCCGTGCTGACCGGTGTCTCGATGGCACTGACCTGGGCCCTCGGTATGAAGGACGGCTTCGGCTTCTCCGCCGGTGCGATCGACTTCTTCCTGAACCTCGGTATCGCGACCAAGCCTTGGATGCTCGTCCTGGTCGGCCTCTGCTTCGCGGCGGTCTACTACGCGATCTTCCGCTTCGCGATCCTCAAGTGGAACCTCCCCACGCCGGGCCGCGAGTCCGACGAGGAGCTCGCCGAACTCCAGAAGGCCGAAGGCAAGTAGGCCGTCAGGCCCTGCCTGTACCGGTACGCACGGCGAAGCCCCCGCTCTCCCTCGGGAGGGCGGGGGCTTCTTCGTCGTACGGGTACCGGGGGGCGGGCCTAGACCTCGTACACCGCGCCAGGGGATGCCAGCTCGACCGGGCCGTCGTACACCGCGCGGGCGTCGGTGAGGTTGCGGACCGGGTCGGTCCACGGCGGGATGTGGGTGAGGAGGAGCCGGCCGACATTGCCGCTGCGGGCGTACTCCCCGGCCTCGCGGCCGTTGAGGTGGAGGTCCGGGATGTCCTCCTTGCCGTGCGTGAAGGAGGCCTCGCACAGGAACAGGTCTGCGCCCTCGGCGAGCAGCCCGAGCTCGGCGCAGGCGCCGGTGTCCCCGGAGTAGGTCAGCACCCGGCCGCCGTGTTCGACCCGGATGCCGTACGACTCGACCGGATGCGCGACCCGTTCGGTGCGCACCTGGAAGGGGCCGATCTCGAAGACTCCGGACTTCAGGGTGCGGAAGTCGAAGACCTCGCTCATCGCGCGCTCGTCCGGCACGTCCTCGTACGCCGTGGTCAGCCGCCGCTCGGTGCCTTCCGGCCCGTAGACCGGGATGGTGCCGCAACGGCCGCCGTCGTGGCGGTAGTAGCGGGCCACGAAGTACCCGCACATGTCGATGCAGTGATCGGCGTGGAGATGGCTCAGGAAGATCGCGTCGAGGTCGTAGAGGCCGCTGTGGCGCTGCAGCTCGCCCAGGGCGCCGTTGCCCATGTCGAGGAGCAGCCGGAAGCCGTCGGCCTCGACGAGGTAGCTCGAGCAGGCCGATTCCGCGGAGGGAAAGGAGCCCGAGCAGCCGACGACGGTGAGCTTCATGGAGCAGGAACCTCCGTGGACGGTCCGTGGACGGAAGCGACGGATGCGCGGCGCCGTGCGTGGGTCGAGCGTAAGGCGCGAACCGGCCGGTCGCTCCTCCGCGGCAGGCCGTTGTGGGGGAACTCACCTGTGGTGTCACCCGGGGGAGCGACGGGCCGCCCCGGGTTGCCGCACGGCCGGCCGTGCGGTCGGCTGTGCCGCCGGCCGTGTCTTGTCGCGCCCTGCGGTGCGGGCGCGGTTACGGTCGATGCATGGACACGTCGTGGTGGCCTGCGGTCGCCGCGGTGGTGGCCGTGGCCCTCGTCGTGCTGGTCGCGGGCCGCCACCCCGCTCCGCCGCCGCCGGCCCGGGTGCGGCACGGACCGGGACCCGAGCCTCGGCCCCGGGCGGGCGAGATCTGGCGGCTGGAGGACGACCTGCCGTGCCTGGTGCTGTCGGTACGGGCGCACCGGGCGCGGATCGCGCGGATCACCACGAAGTACCACGACGAGCGGCCCGGGGTGATCCCCCTCCCGCCGGGCGGGGAAGGCGATGTCCACGGCCGCGCCGGATTCCTGGAGGCGGACCGGCCGATCGAGGTGTCGGTGTGGGAGTTCCGGCGGCGGG
This window harbors:
- a CDS encoding PTS transporter subunit EIIC; translated protein: MSASSAAAAPRQQWWNGLFQGLQKMGRSLQLPIAVLPAAGIITRLGQPDVFGADGLDWTVVARVMSGAGGALLDPDLGLPLLFCIGVAIGMAKKADGSTALAATAGFLVYRGVLHAFPNACPLGSKNVGGGCLTPTGTFTGFTYQNPGVFGGIVMGLLAAWFWQRYHRVKLVDWLGFFNGRRLVPIIMSFVAIGFAAICLWVWPAVGSALESFSDWLVSLGSWGSGIFGVANRALLVIGLHQFLNVPVWFQFGSYTKPDGVTVHGDINMFLSGDPNAGQFLTGFFPIMMFALPAAALAMTHCAKPQRRKEVGGLMLSVALTSFVTGITEPLEYSFLFVAPALYAVHALLTGVSMAVSWALGVKDGFSFSAGLIDYVINWSLATKPWMIIPIGLAFAVVYYVIFRFAITRFDIPTPGRESDEEIAAMEAENTKA
- a CDS encoding PTS transporter subunit EIIC, yielding MTTASAAPAAEKKKGSAAMAVMQRIGRSLMLPVAVLPAGALLIRLGQSDMLGKDSLPDFINKIATYMAAGGDAIIGNMALLFAVGIAIGFAKKADGSTALAAVTGYLVFQKVLATFTDPSLPKVAKVVDGKIAMVEAPVDAKVLGGVVMGIVVALLYQRFYRTKLPDWAGFFGGRRLVPILSAFAGLFIGILFGYIWPVLGKGIHGFGEWLVGSGAVGAGIFGVANRALIPVGMHHLLNSFPWFQAGEYNGKSGDIARFLEGDPTAGQFMTGFFPIMMFALPAACLAIVHCARPERRKVVGGMMLSLALTAFVTGVTEPIEFTFMFIAPVLYAVHAVLTGVSMALTWALGMKDGFGFSAGAIDFFLNLGIATKPWMLVLVGLCFAAVYYAIFRFAILKWNLPTPGRESDEELAELQKAEGK
- a CDS encoding MBL fold metallo-hydrolase is translated as MKLTVVGCSGSFPSAESACSSYLVEADGFRLLLDMGNGALGELQRHSGLYDLDAIFLSHLHADHCIDMCGYFVARYYRHDGGRCGTIPVYGPEGTERRLTTAYEDVPDERAMSEVFDFRTLKSGVFEIGPFQVRTERVAHPVESYGIRVEHGGRVLTYSGDTGACAELGLLAEGADLFLCEASFTHGKEDIPDLHLNGREAGEYARSGNVGRLLLTHIPPWTDPVRNLTDARAVYDGPVELASPGAVYEV